One region of Sebastes fasciatus isolate fSebFas1 chromosome 1, fSebFas1.pri, whole genome shotgun sequence genomic DNA includes:
- the arhgap46a gene encoding rho GTPase-activating protein 39 isoform X5: MLVKVNSMSRSQPIPTSQQQQQQQQQQQHSAHSKTNTFTLHPASNKTQGGHSTQGYKTAPSGKMAADTRQAHHLRKASNGSFCLVASDSSHPSPLLHRSQTSTPCPVSPQYGCTTPIYDEPVTECPIYDEPPTDMEVEGAHLYNGQSLSRLTPTHSLQKPRHLQHPGSSHPGSRHRRNPSASDYSPAGLECIKHMINVDPKQGLLPGSPVPTRTPSPTSRQDPVLTQPQPHPQPQAHSLPQARGQMRDREPGTPGPSTLDKKQNWRVLEATVQRAMEARHSRQSSQASQDFPSTTPQATANYQDSGYSTGPSPSLRRKSRRRVGAGGVAGGRPGSVGSTGELCALNEKLMAEMREVVSRSNTMREVRAGLDPEVGERVVVPRTRSPVDSLRWYGGGTGGSASRCASREELSGAPRSLSRAGNHGNPALTPLEIPGRQKRTFEKVDTLEMSVNSLASLSSPETPGPPSQAGTLELQAQLESRKKGMVDGRTASLGPHRPANHDIREGGDGAGGRARGSSYQLSYATLRQPPPPEMGMEDWASKHLNMHTQGLFRRRVSIANMLSWNRGSIKKPMLVTSNRAVRKEACEMFKLVQAFMGDRPSRLDRRHCALLIVTKCWDMPGLRDELYVQLVRQTTGNATPRSLAGGWELMAISLAFFAPSPKFRCYLEGYIQRHTDPTSDKKLTQFILEQQELKLKKNSKSRKKRKQNSDEDEGLPISTYAKFCHRKLLKVAITGGKKGLRKPTLEEIDHSRRAIVTPSLFGSSLEEVMERQSELFPDRKLPWVQVQLSQYVLALGGAQTEGIFRVPGDIDEVNALKLQVDQWRIPENLSDPNVPASLMKLWYRELEEPLIPMNFYKQCVSHCDDPVAAIAVVQSLPELNRLVLCYFIHFLQVFAQPSNVAITKMDVNNLAMVMAPNCLRCQSDDPRIIFENTRKEMSFLRMLIVHLETSFIEGVV; the protein is encoded by the exons ATGTTGGTGAAGGTGAACAGCATGAGCCGTAGCCAGCCCATCCCAAcctcgcagcagcagcagcagcagcagcagcagcagcagcacagtgcACACAGCAAAACCAACACCTTCACCCTGCACCCAGCCAGCAACAAGACCCAAGGAGGACACTCTACCCAGGGATATAAAACTGCCCCTTCTGGCAAAATGGCAGCTGACACACGTCAAGCTCATCACCTGAGGAAAGCCAGCAACGGCAGCTTCTGTTTGGTGGCATCAGACAGCAGCCATCCCAGTCCGCTCCTTCACAGGTCGCAGACCAGCACGCCATGCCCCGTCTCTCCCCAGTACGGTTGCACTACCCCAATCTACGATGAGCCAGTTACAGAATGTCCCATATATGATGAACCGCCAACAGACATGGAGGTGGAGGGGGCGCACCTGTACAACGGACAATCCCTGTCTCGCCTCACACCTACCCATAGCCTCCAAAAACCCAGACACCTCCAGCACCCGGGTTCATCTCATCCAGGGTCCAGACACAGGAGGAATCCCTCTGCCTCTGACTACAGCCCAGCTGGTCTGGAGTGCATCAAGCACATGATCAACGTGGACCCCAAACAGGGGCTCCTACCTGGCTCTCCTGTACCCACACGCACCCCTTCCCCTACCTCCAGGCAGGATCCTGTCTTGACCCAGCCTCAGCCACACCCCCAGCCCCAGGCCCACTCTTTGCCCCAGGCTCGAGGCCAGATGAGGGACAGAGAGCCAGGGACCCCAGGCCCTAGTACACTGGACAAGAAGCAAAACTGGCGGGTCCTTGAGGCCACTGTCCAGCGTGCCATGGAGGCACGACACAGCAGGCAGAGCAGCCAGGCCTCGCAGGACTTCCCCTCGACGACCCCCCAGGCCACGGCAAACTATCAAGACTCTGGTTACTCCACCGGCCCCTCCCCAAGTCTGAgaaggaagagcaggaggagggtgGGAGCTGGCGGCGTTGCAGGAGGCAGGCCGGGGTCGGTGGGCAGCACCGGGGAGCTGTGCGCCCTCAACGAGAAGCTCATGGCCGAGATGAGGGAGGTGGTGAGTCGCTCCAACACCATGAGGGAGGTGAGAGCGGGGCTGGACCCGGAGGTGGGGGAGAGGGTCGTCGTACCTCGGACGCGCTCCCCTGTCGACTCTCTCAGGTGGTACGGAGGAGGGACGGGGGGGTCAGCAAGTAGGTGCGCATCACGAGAGGAACTCAGCGGGGCTCCCCGGTCACTGAGTAGGGCAGGTAACCATGGCAACCCTGCGCTGACCCCTCTGGAGATACCAGGGAGGCAGAAAAGGACCTTTGAAAAGGTGGACACCTTGGAGATGAGTGTGAATAGCCTGGCCAGCCTGTCCTCACCAGAGACCCCAGGACCGCCCTCCCAG GCGGGCACCCTAGAGCTGCAGGCTCAGTTGGAGAGCAGGAAGAAAGGCATGGTGGACGGGCGCACTGCCTCCCTGGGCCCTCACCGCCCTGCCAACCACGACATAAGAGAGGGAGGTGATGGGGCGGGAGGAAGAGCACGGGGATCCTCCTACCAGCTCTCCTACGCCACCCTGCGGCAGCCCCCACCTCCCGAAATGGGCATGGAGGACTGGGCCAGCAAGCACCTCAACATGCACACGCAAGGCCTGTTCCGCCGCCGCGTCTCCATCGCCAACATGCTGTCGTGGAACCGCGGCTCCATCAAAAAGCCCATGCTGGTCACCAGCAACCGCGCCGTCAGGAAGGAGGCCTGCGAGATGTTCAAGCTGGTGCAGGCCTTCATGGGAGACAGGCCTTCGCGTCTGGACCGCCGCCACTGCGCCCTCCTCATCGTCACCAAGTGCTGGGACATGCCGGGGCTGCGGGACGAGCTGTACGTGCAGCTGGTGAGGCAGACCACGGGCAACGCCACCCCCAGAAGTTTGGCGGGAGGCTGGGAGCTGATGGCCATCAGCTTGGCGTTCTTCGCCCCCTCGCCCAAGTTCCGCTGTTACCTGGAGGGCTACATCCAGAGACACACGGATCCCACCAGCGACAAGAAAT TGACTCAGTTCATATTAGAACAGCAGGAACTGAAGCTGAAGAAGAACTCAAAGTCCAGAAAGAAGCGGAAACAGAACTCAGATGAGGATGAAG GTTTGCCTATCAGCACATATGCCAAGTTCTGCCATCGGAAACTGCTGAAGGTGGCGATCACCGGAGGCAAAAAG GGTCTACGTAAGCCCACGTTGGAGGAGATCGACCACAGTAGGCGGGCCATCGTCACTCCCTCCCTGTTTGGCAGCTCtctggaggaggtgatggagaggCAGAGCGAGCTCTTCCCAGATAGGAAACTACCCTGGGTGCAGGTTCAGCTGTCCCAGTATGTTCTGGCTCTGGGCGGGGCACAGACGGAGGGCATCTTCAG agtGCCTGGAGACATCGATGAAGTGAATGCGTTGAAGCTCCAGGTCGACCAGTGGAGGATCCCGGAGAATCTCTCCGACCCAAACGTTCCTG CCTCTCTGATGAAGCTTTGGTATCGGGAGCTGGAGGAACCTCTCATCCCGATGAACTTCTACAAGCAGTGTGTCAGCCACTGCGACGACCCGGTGGCGGCCATCGCCGTGGTTCAGTCTCTGCCTGAGCTCAACAGGCTGGTGCTCTGCTACTTCATCCACTTCCTGCAG GTATTCGCTCAGCCATCCAACGTGGCGATAACCAAGATGGACGTGAACAACCTGGCCATGGTGATGGCCCCCAACTGCCTCCGATGTCAATCCGACGACCCGAGGATCATCTTCGAGAACACGCGCAAAGAGATGTCCTTCCTGAGAATGCTGATCGTCCACCTGGAGACCAGCTTCATCGAAGGCGTGGTGTAG
- the arhgap46a gene encoding rho GTPase-activating protein 39 isoform X4, whose translation MLVKVNSMSRSQPIPTSQQQQQQQQQQQHSAHSKTNTFTLHPASNKTQGGHSTQGYKTAPSGKMAADTRQAHHLRKASNGSFCLVASDSSHPSPLLHRSQTSTPCPVSPQYGCTTPIYDEPVTECPIYDEPPTDMEVEGAHLYNGQSLSRLTPTHSLQKPRHLQHPGSSHPGSRHRRNPSASDYSPAGLECIKHMINVDPKQGLLPGSPVPTRTPSPTSRQDPVLTQPQPHPQPQAHSLPQARGQMRDREPGTPGPSTLDKKQNWRVLEATVQRAMEARHSRQSSQASQDFPSTTPQATANYQDSGYSTGPSPSLRRKSRRRVGAGGVAGGRPGSVGSTGELCALNEKLMAEMREVVSRSNTMREVRAGLDPEVGERVVVPRTRSPVDSLRWYGGGTGGSASRCASREELSGAPRSLSRAGNHGNPALTPLEIPGRQKRTFEKVDTLEMSVNSLASLSSPETPGPPSQAGTLELQAQLESRKKGMVDGRTASLGPHRPANHDIREGGDGAGGRARGSSYQLSYATLRQPPPPEMGMEDWASKHLNMHTQGLFRRRVSIANMLSWNRGSIKKPMLVTSNRAVRKEACEMFKLVQAFMGDRPSRLDRRHCALLIVTKCWDMPGLRDELYVQLVRQTTGNATPRSLAGGWELMAISLAFFAPSPKFRCYLEGYIQRHTDPTSDKKCESQTEQQVTQFILEQQELKLKKNSKSRKKRKQNSDEDEGLPISTYAKFCHRKLLKVAITGGKKGLRKPTLEEIDHSRRAIVTPSLFGSSLEEVMERQSELFPDRKLPWVQVQLSQYVLALGGAQTEGIFRVPGDIDEVNALKLQVDQWRIPENLSDPNVPASLMKLWYRELEEPLIPMNFYKQCVSHCDDPVAAIAVVQSLPELNRLVLCYFIHFLQVFAQPSNVAITKMDVNNLAMVMAPNCLRCQSDDPRIIFENTRKEMSFLRMLIVHLETSFIEGVV comes from the exons ATGTTGGTGAAGGTGAACAGCATGAGCCGTAGCCAGCCCATCCCAAcctcgcagcagcagcagcagcagcagcagcagcagcagcacagtgcACACAGCAAAACCAACACCTTCACCCTGCACCCAGCCAGCAACAAGACCCAAGGAGGACACTCTACCCAGGGATATAAAACTGCCCCTTCTGGCAAAATGGCAGCTGACACACGTCAAGCTCATCACCTGAGGAAAGCCAGCAACGGCAGCTTCTGTTTGGTGGCATCAGACAGCAGCCATCCCAGTCCGCTCCTTCACAGGTCGCAGACCAGCACGCCATGCCCCGTCTCTCCCCAGTACGGTTGCACTACCCCAATCTACGATGAGCCAGTTACAGAATGTCCCATATATGATGAACCGCCAACAGACATGGAGGTGGAGGGGGCGCACCTGTACAACGGACAATCCCTGTCTCGCCTCACACCTACCCATAGCCTCCAAAAACCCAGACACCTCCAGCACCCGGGTTCATCTCATCCAGGGTCCAGACACAGGAGGAATCCCTCTGCCTCTGACTACAGCCCAGCTGGTCTGGAGTGCATCAAGCACATGATCAACGTGGACCCCAAACAGGGGCTCCTACCTGGCTCTCCTGTACCCACACGCACCCCTTCCCCTACCTCCAGGCAGGATCCTGTCTTGACCCAGCCTCAGCCACACCCCCAGCCCCAGGCCCACTCTTTGCCCCAGGCTCGAGGCCAGATGAGGGACAGAGAGCCAGGGACCCCAGGCCCTAGTACACTGGACAAGAAGCAAAACTGGCGGGTCCTTGAGGCCACTGTCCAGCGTGCCATGGAGGCACGACACAGCAGGCAGAGCAGCCAGGCCTCGCAGGACTTCCCCTCGACGACCCCCCAGGCCACGGCAAACTATCAAGACTCTGGTTACTCCACCGGCCCCTCCCCAAGTCTGAgaaggaagagcaggaggagggtgGGAGCTGGCGGCGTTGCAGGAGGCAGGCCGGGGTCGGTGGGCAGCACCGGGGAGCTGTGCGCCCTCAACGAGAAGCTCATGGCCGAGATGAGGGAGGTGGTGAGTCGCTCCAACACCATGAGGGAGGTGAGAGCGGGGCTGGACCCGGAGGTGGGGGAGAGGGTCGTCGTACCTCGGACGCGCTCCCCTGTCGACTCTCTCAGGTGGTACGGAGGAGGGACGGGGGGGTCAGCAAGTAGGTGCGCATCACGAGAGGAACTCAGCGGGGCTCCCCGGTCACTGAGTAGGGCAGGTAACCATGGCAACCCTGCGCTGACCCCTCTGGAGATACCAGGGAGGCAGAAAAGGACCTTTGAAAAGGTGGACACCTTGGAGATGAGTGTGAATAGCCTGGCCAGCCTGTCCTCACCAGAGACCCCAGGACCGCCCTCCCAG GCGGGCACCCTAGAGCTGCAGGCTCAGTTGGAGAGCAGGAAGAAAGGCATGGTGGACGGGCGCACTGCCTCCCTGGGCCCTCACCGCCCTGCCAACCACGACATAAGAGAGGGAGGTGATGGGGCGGGAGGAAGAGCACGGGGATCCTCCTACCAGCTCTCCTACGCCACCCTGCGGCAGCCCCCACCTCCCGAAATGGGCATGGAGGACTGGGCCAGCAAGCACCTCAACATGCACACGCAAGGCCTGTTCCGCCGCCGCGTCTCCATCGCCAACATGCTGTCGTGGAACCGCGGCTCCATCAAAAAGCCCATGCTGGTCACCAGCAACCGCGCCGTCAGGAAGGAGGCCTGCGAGATGTTCAAGCTGGTGCAGGCCTTCATGGGAGACAGGCCTTCGCGTCTGGACCGCCGCCACTGCGCCCTCCTCATCGTCACCAAGTGCTGGGACATGCCGGGGCTGCGGGACGAGCTGTACGTGCAGCTGGTGAGGCAGACCACGGGCAACGCCACCCCCAGAAGTTTGGCGGGAGGCTGGGAGCTGATGGCCATCAGCTTGGCGTTCTTCGCCCCCTCGCCCAAGTTCCGCTGTTACCTGGAGGGCTACATCCAGAGACACACGGATCCCACCAGCGACAAGAAATGTGAGTCTCAGACTGAGCAGCAGG TGACTCAGTTCATATTAGAACAGCAGGAACTGAAGCTGAAGAAGAACTCAAAGTCCAGAAAGAAGCGGAAACAGAACTCAGATGAGGATGAAG GTTTGCCTATCAGCACATATGCCAAGTTCTGCCATCGGAAACTGCTGAAGGTGGCGATCACCGGAGGCAAAAAG GGTCTACGTAAGCCCACGTTGGAGGAGATCGACCACAGTAGGCGGGCCATCGTCACTCCCTCCCTGTTTGGCAGCTCtctggaggaggtgatggagaggCAGAGCGAGCTCTTCCCAGATAGGAAACTACCCTGGGTGCAGGTTCAGCTGTCCCAGTATGTTCTGGCTCTGGGCGGGGCACAGACGGAGGGCATCTTCAG agtGCCTGGAGACATCGATGAAGTGAATGCGTTGAAGCTCCAGGTCGACCAGTGGAGGATCCCGGAGAATCTCTCCGACCCAAACGTTCCTG CCTCTCTGATGAAGCTTTGGTATCGGGAGCTGGAGGAACCTCTCATCCCGATGAACTTCTACAAGCAGTGTGTCAGCCACTGCGACGACCCGGTGGCGGCCATCGCCGTGGTTCAGTCTCTGCCTGAGCTCAACAGGCTGGTGCTCTGCTACTTCATCCACTTCCTGCAG GTATTCGCTCAGCCATCCAACGTGGCGATAACCAAGATGGACGTGAACAACCTGGCCATGGTGATGGCCCCCAACTGCCTCCGATGTCAATCCGACGACCCGAGGATCATCTTCGAGAACACGCGCAAAGAGATGTCCTTCCTGAGAATGCTGATCGTCCACCTGGAGACCAGCTTCATCGAAGGCGTGGTGTAG